In Megalopta genalis isolate 19385.01 chromosome 16, iyMegGena1_principal, whole genome shotgun sequence, the following are encoded in one genomic region:
- the LOC117221200 gene encoding uncharacterized protein LOC117221200 isoform X1, with protein MNGFKTLVLQDLTHVLPSKSLPISAKLPPCNLHTAAGSRRFWNFFEFASKDEIPTSEQCHAKDMIPPEQISCDLDEISKIAPTIPTVTAMTSTSINPRSRGRQQKLRESLPNCWNKPETLKEDSIMSLLDGSPVPKTMKWKLTGYKTLRRQSIDDFAFVPGGKPPVDVDFVTATTSKLPKSKSASFSRKPALRATDNEAPDDIITTTKAVAAEKRAPIALKSETAASDGPVSMKKESQRFEHEDPSNLTSSPKAEVENSAPEPGCASKIIPPTAKLSIPMAETIKFLPIPKPDLPIISSKHHQSTARYSSQPSDGSDKSQKAPQKGEQRSKSPFDSQDPEHRMETLPSNALPASPRQFYPAETTQSSWKTEAERDNRVYPAETAVNTASESRWPKQRLSSVPEVDLDVSQDRAATVPRSSSRQTEAGRLQEEDSRQFAPGAWRQTRPIDATQSRYQKQSDFKSMQGVYESMGIAVREGPQLNISAPEPRHQARTSPCAATQARMRQDGGPGRQQSRQARMRQDGGQQGGSRGFDGGSSMQGNGGGSKKPPAAFPPFTSRRASSSNSSVINKSLDSGATKSLGSKPAKVPAANISTEGAKSAPKERDECDQMIPGKEICTKPREDRCSRGRPDDCGGGCDGGCGRKSKKPCKRYCCPALQVNADCDWARSQCPGKQGVNVCNEKVDGRPKNDPTCLPPRPEDETCNFGRPEAARQACDDRRRCGRRENKCERRERSCDRQCSQRQSCSRERRSCERRERSCEKQEDRGQEAREICTKPRQRRSCERDREPSCERRRTNSCDRRRTNSCDRRRANSCDRDRGSAKCNRRNFTQSAHTRRPSGRGRVDRSFSMTALGFSMLGAKDRENKGSLFRVPMGRFYGKDEDPSCDKPASSRQVKCRKPPAKCLDKSAEGKRGTETKCKTETKCGTESKRKKEQKLCRTTCRKAEKKESCASEASDGDRCAKRRQQICKSARSSAEKESESAKDRVERELKEIQNCKKHIGGRDKGRGKGEKRAEPASGLQRAVSPCKRRSSEETSGCGKTLCAPTNRIPGAATSLFVKPENDFTCNTVPDRLFSSATWTNRADQFAGENEPDFRRDDHASFASDDSVFADSGAFTGIPQRQEHGSDDVSMSNNWFLSWFQ; from the exons ATGAACGGATTCAAGACTTTGGTATTGCAAGATCTCACTCATGTCTTGCCATCGAAGAGCCTCCCGATATCAGCCAAG CTGCCGCCCTGCAATCTGCACACCGCGGCCGGGTCGCGTCGATTCTGGAACTTCTTCGAATTCGCCAGCAAGGACGaaattccgacctccgagcaATGCCACGCCAAGGACATGATCCCTCCCGAGCAGATATCATGCGACCTGGACGAAATCTCGAAGATCGCGCCAACGATTCCAACGGTAACAGCGATGACTTCGACGTCCATAAACCCTAGATCGCGCGGACGCCAGCAAAAGCTTCGGGAATCGCTCCCAAATTGCTGGAACAAGCCGGAGACCTTGAAAGAGGACAGCATAATGTCCTTGCTGGACGGTAGCCCCGTCCCGAAGACAATGAAATGGAAACTGACGGGTTACAAGACGCTGCGACGCCAGTCGATCGACGACTTCGCGTTCGTGCCGGGCGGCAAACCGCCCGTCGACGTGGACTTCGTCACTGCGACCACGTCCAAACTGCCGAAAAGCAAATCCGCCAGCTTTTCTCGCAAGCCTGCGCTCCGTGCGACCGACAATGAAGCGCCGGACGACATAATAACGACGACGAAAGCGGTCGCGGCGGAAAAACGCGCGCCGATTGCGCTGAAAAGCGAAACCGCGGCGAGCGACGGACCTGTTAGCATGAAAAAAGAGTCGCAGAGGTTCGAACATGAAGATCCGAGTAATTTGACGTCTTCGCCGAAGGCGGAAGTTGAGAATTCCGCGCCGGAGCCGGGCTGCGCCTCGAAGATCATTCCTCCGACAGCGAAGCTCTCGATCCCCATGGCGGAAACTATCAAGTTCCTGCCGATCCCGAAGCCGGATCTGCCGATTATTTCGTCGAAGCATCATCAGTCGACGGCTCGGTATTCGTCCCAGCCGTCGGACGGTTCCGATAAGTCCCAAAAAGCACCCCAGAAGGGTGAACAGCGATCAAAGTCGCCCTTCGACAGCCAAGATCCGGAGCATCGAATGGAAACCCTGCCTTCAAACGCGCTCCCTGCATCCCCGCGACAGTTTTATCCCGCGGAGACGACGCAGTCCTCTTGGAAAACGGAGGCGGAACGCGACAATCGCGTTTACCCTGCGGAAACCGCAGTAAACACAGCGTCGGAGTCGCGGTGGCCCAAGCAAAGGCTGTCTTCCGTGCCGGAGGTGGACCTTGACGTCTCCCAGGATCGTGCAGCGACTGTTCCACGGAGTTCTTCTAGGCAAACAGAGGCTGGCAGACTTCAGGAAGAGGACTCGAGGCAGTTCGCGCCGGGTGCATGGCGGCAGACGCGTCCGATCGACGCAACGCAGAGCCGCTATCAGAAGCAGTCGGACTTCAAGAGCATGCAGGGCGTCTACGAATCCATGGGGATCGCTGTTAGGGAGGGTCCGCAATTGAATATCTCGGCTCCAGAGCCGAGACATCAAGCTAGAACGTCGCCGTGCGCGGCGACCCAGGCCAGGATGCGACAAGATGGCGGGCCAGGCCGCCAGCAAAGCCGGCAGGCCAGGATGCGACAAGATGGCGGCCAGCAAGGCGGCTCTCGCGGCTTCGACGGCGGATCCTCGATGCAGGGGAATGGCGGAGGGTCGAAGAAACCGCCTGCTGCTTTTCCTCCGTTCACCAGCCGACGAGCATCGTCATCGAACAGCTCCGTAATTAACAAATCTCTTGATTCCGGAGCGACGAAATCTCTTGGTTCTAAGCCGGCGAAGGTCCCTGCGGCGAATATCTCGACGGAGGGTGCGAAATCGGCGCCCAAGGAGCGCGACGAATGCGACCAGATGATCCCTGGCAAGGAGATCTGCACCAAGCCGAGGGAGGACAGGTGCTCGAGGGGAAGGCCGGACGATTGCGGCGGCGGTTGCGACGGCGGTTGCGGCAGGAAGTCGAAGAAACCGTGCAAGCGTTACTGCTGCCCCGCGCTGCAAGTCAATGCAGATTGCGACTGGGCCAGGAGCCAGTGTCCTGGGAAGCAGGGGGTGAACGTTTGCAACGAGAAGGTCGACGGCAGGCCGAAGAACGACCCCACGTGCTTGCCGCCGAGGCCTGAGGACGAGACTTGCAATTTTGGGAGGCCCGAGGCTGCGAGGCAGGCCTGCGATGATCGGAGGAGATGCGGGAGGAGGGAGAATAAGTGCGAGAG AAGAGAGCGAAGCTGCGACCGACAGTGCAGTCAACGTCAGAGCTGCAGCCGCGAGCGTCGGAGCTGCGAGCGCCGTGAAAGGTCCTGCGAGAAACAGGAGGACCGCGGTCAGGAGGCCCGTGAAATCTGCACGAAGCCGCGGCAGCGAAGATCCTGCGAGCGCGACAGAGAGCCGTCGTGCGAGCGTCGCAGGACTAATTCCTGCGATCGTCGCAGGACTAACTCGTGCGATCGTCGCAGGGCTAATTCGTGCGATCGCGACCGCGGATCGGCGAAGTGCAACAGAAGGAATTTCACGCAATCGGCGCACACGAGGCGGCCGAGCGGACGCGGACGGGTCGATCGATCCTTCTCGATGACCGCATTAGGCTTCTCGATGCTCGGCGCGAAGGACAGAGAGAACAAGGGTTCTCTGTTCCGCGTGCCGATGGGCCGATTTTACGGGAAGGATGAGGACCCATCGTGCGACAAACCGGCGAGTTCCAGGCAGGTGAAGTGCAGGAAGCCTCCGGCCAAGTGTCTGGATAAATCGGCGGAGGGGAAACGCGGGACCGAGACGAAGTGCAAGACCGAGACGAAGTGCGGGACCGAAAGCAAGCGGAAGAAGGAGCAAAAGCTGTGCCGGACGACGTGCAGGAAAGCGGAGAAGAAAGAAAGTTGTGCTTCCGAGGCGAGCGACGGCGATCGGTGCGCTAAACGGAGACAACAGATCTGTAAAA GTGCGAGATCGTCCGCGGAGAAGGAGTCCGAGAGCGCGAAGGACCGCGTGGAAAGGGAGCTGAAGGAGATACAGAACTGCAAGAAACACATCGGCGGCCGTGACAAGGGCCGGGGGAAAGGGGAGAAGAGAGCGGAGCCGGCGAGCGGGTTGCAGCGCGCCGTCAGCCCTTGCAAAAGGAGGTCGAGCGAGGAGACCAGCGGCTGCGGGAAAACCCTTTGCGCCCCGACGAATCGCATCCCCGGCGCGGCGACCTCGTTGTTCGTCAAGCCGGAGAACGATTTCACGTGCAACACTGTTCCCGATCGATTGTTCTCCTCCGCCACGTGGACCAATCGAGCCGATCAGTTCGCCGGGGAGAACGAGCCCGATTTTCGGCGAGACGATCACGCGAGCTTCGCGAGCGACGACAGCGTTTTCGCCGACAGCGGGGCCTTCACCGGCATCCCTCAGCGACAAGAGCATGGCAGCGACGATGTTTCGATGTCCAACAACTGGTTCCTGTCGTGGTTCCAGTGA
- the LOC117221200 gene encoding uncharacterized protein LOC117221200 isoform X2, which yields MRSDVTGHLAAPKLPPCNLHTAAGSRRFWNFFEFASKDEIPTSEQCHAKDMIPPEQISCDLDEISKIAPTIPTVTAMTSTSINPRSRGRQQKLRESLPNCWNKPETLKEDSIMSLLDGSPVPKTMKWKLTGYKTLRRQSIDDFAFVPGGKPPVDVDFVTATTSKLPKSKSASFSRKPALRATDNEAPDDIITTTKAVAAEKRAPIALKSETAASDGPVSMKKESQRFEHEDPSNLTSSPKAEVENSAPEPGCASKIIPPTAKLSIPMAETIKFLPIPKPDLPIISSKHHQSTARYSSQPSDGSDKSQKAPQKGEQRSKSPFDSQDPEHRMETLPSNALPASPRQFYPAETTQSSWKTEAERDNRVYPAETAVNTASESRWPKQRLSSVPEVDLDVSQDRAATVPRSSSRQTEAGRLQEEDSRQFAPGAWRQTRPIDATQSRYQKQSDFKSMQGVYESMGIAVREGPQLNISAPEPRHQARTSPCAATQARMRQDGGPGRQQSRQARMRQDGGQQGGSRGFDGGSSMQGNGGGSKKPPAAFPPFTSRRASSSNSSVINKSLDSGATKSLGSKPAKVPAANISTEGAKSAPKERDECDQMIPGKEICTKPREDRCSRGRPDDCGGGCDGGCGRKSKKPCKRYCCPALQVNADCDWARSQCPGKQGVNVCNEKVDGRPKNDPTCLPPRPEDETCNFGRPEAARQACDDRRRCGRRENKCERRERSCDRQCSQRQSCSRERRSCERRERSCEKQEDRGQEAREICTKPRQRRSCERDREPSCERRRTNSCDRRRTNSCDRRRANSCDRDRGSAKCNRRNFTQSAHTRRPSGRGRVDRSFSMTALGFSMLGAKDRENKGSLFRVPMGRFYGKDEDPSCDKPASSRQVKCRKPPAKCLDKSAEGKRGTETKCKTETKCGTESKRKKEQKLCRTTCRKAEKKESCASEASDGDRCAKRRQQICKSARSSAEKESESAKDRVERELKEIQNCKKHIGGRDKGRGKGEKRAEPASGLQRAVSPCKRRSSEETSGCGKTLCAPTNRIPGAATSLFVKPENDFTCNTVPDRLFSSATWTNRADQFAGENEPDFRRDDHASFASDDSVFADSGAFTGIPQRQEHGSDDVSMSNNWFLSWFQ from the exons CTGCCGCCCTGCAATCTGCACACCGCGGCCGGGTCGCGTCGATTCTGGAACTTCTTCGAATTCGCCAGCAAGGACGaaattccgacctccgagcaATGCCACGCCAAGGACATGATCCCTCCCGAGCAGATATCATGCGACCTGGACGAAATCTCGAAGATCGCGCCAACGATTCCAACGGTAACAGCGATGACTTCGACGTCCATAAACCCTAGATCGCGCGGACGCCAGCAAAAGCTTCGGGAATCGCTCCCAAATTGCTGGAACAAGCCGGAGACCTTGAAAGAGGACAGCATAATGTCCTTGCTGGACGGTAGCCCCGTCCCGAAGACAATGAAATGGAAACTGACGGGTTACAAGACGCTGCGACGCCAGTCGATCGACGACTTCGCGTTCGTGCCGGGCGGCAAACCGCCCGTCGACGTGGACTTCGTCACTGCGACCACGTCCAAACTGCCGAAAAGCAAATCCGCCAGCTTTTCTCGCAAGCCTGCGCTCCGTGCGACCGACAATGAAGCGCCGGACGACATAATAACGACGACGAAAGCGGTCGCGGCGGAAAAACGCGCGCCGATTGCGCTGAAAAGCGAAACCGCGGCGAGCGACGGACCTGTTAGCATGAAAAAAGAGTCGCAGAGGTTCGAACATGAAGATCCGAGTAATTTGACGTCTTCGCCGAAGGCGGAAGTTGAGAATTCCGCGCCGGAGCCGGGCTGCGCCTCGAAGATCATTCCTCCGACAGCGAAGCTCTCGATCCCCATGGCGGAAACTATCAAGTTCCTGCCGATCCCGAAGCCGGATCTGCCGATTATTTCGTCGAAGCATCATCAGTCGACGGCTCGGTATTCGTCCCAGCCGTCGGACGGTTCCGATAAGTCCCAAAAAGCACCCCAGAAGGGTGAACAGCGATCAAAGTCGCCCTTCGACAGCCAAGATCCGGAGCATCGAATGGAAACCCTGCCTTCAAACGCGCTCCCTGCATCCCCGCGACAGTTTTATCCCGCGGAGACGACGCAGTCCTCTTGGAAAACGGAGGCGGAACGCGACAATCGCGTTTACCCTGCGGAAACCGCAGTAAACACAGCGTCGGAGTCGCGGTGGCCCAAGCAAAGGCTGTCTTCCGTGCCGGAGGTGGACCTTGACGTCTCCCAGGATCGTGCAGCGACTGTTCCACGGAGTTCTTCTAGGCAAACAGAGGCTGGCAGACTTCAGGAAGAGGACTCGAGGCAGTTCGCGCCGGGTGCATGGCGGCAGACGCGTCCGATCGACGCAACGCAGAGCCGCTATCAGAAGCAGTCGGACTTCAAGAGCATGCAGGGCGTCTACGAATCCATGGGGATCGCTGTTAGGGAGGGTCCGCAATTGAATATCTCGGCTCCAGAGCCGAGACATCAAGCTAGAACGTCGCCGTGCGCGGCGACCCAGGCCAGGATGCGACAAGATGGCGGGCCAGGCCGCCAGCAAAGCCGGCAGGCCAGGATGCGACAAGATGGCGGCCAGCAAGGCGGCTCTCGCGGCTTCGACGGCGGATCCTCGATGCAGGGGAATGGCGGAGGGTCGAAGAAACCGCCTGCTGCTTTTCCTCCGTTCACCAGCCGACGAGCATCGTCATCGAACAGCTCCGTAATTAACAAATCTCTTGATTCCGGAGCGACGAAATCTCTTGGTTCTAAGCCGGCGAAGGTCCCTGCGGCGAATATCTCGACGGAGGGTGCGAAATCGGCGCCCAAGGAGCGCGACGAATGCGACCAGATGATCCCTGGCAAGGAGATCTGCACCAAGCCGAGGGAGGACAGGTGCTCGAGGGGAAGGCCGGACGATTGCGGCGGCGGTTGCGACGGCGGTTGCGGCAGGAAGTCGAAGAAACCGTGCAAGCGTTACTGCTGCCCCGCGCTGCAAGTCAATGCAGATTGCGACTGGGCCAGGAGCCAGTGTCCTGGGAAGCAGGGGGTGAACGTTTGCAACGAGAAGGTCGACGGCAGGCCGAAGAACGACCCCACGTGCTTGCCGCCGAGGCCTGAGGACGAGACTTGCAATTTTGGGAGGCCCGAGGCTGCGAGGCAGGCCTGCGATGATCGGAGGAGATGCGGGAGGAGGGAGAATAAGTGCGAGAG AAGAGAGCGAAGCTGCGACCGACAGTGCAGTCAACGTCAGAGCTGCAGCCGCGAGCGTCGGAGCTGCGAGCGCCGTGAAAGGTCCTGCGAGAAACAGGAGGACCGCGGTCAGGAGGCCCGTGAAATCTGCACGAAGCCGCGGCAGCGAAGATCCTGCGAGCGCGACAGAGAGCCGTCGTGCGAGCGTCGCAGGACTAATTCCTGCGATCGTCGCAGGACTAACTCGTGCGATCGTCGCAGGGCTAATTCGTGCGATCGCGACCGCGGATCGGCGAAGTGCAACAGAAGGAATTTCACGCAATCGGCGCACACGAGGCGGCCGAGCGGACGCGGACGGGTCGATCGATCCTTCTCGATGACCGCATTAGGCTTCTCGATGCTCGGCGCGAAGGACAGAGAGAACAAGGGTTCTCTGTTCCGCGTGCCGATGGGCCGATTTTACGGGAAGGATGAGGACCCATCGTGCGACAAACCGGCGAGTTCCAGGCAGGTGAAGTGCAGGAAGCCTCCGGCCAAGTGTCTGGATAAATCGGCGGAGGGGAAACGCGGGACCGAGACGAAGTGCAAGACCGAGACGAAGTGCGGGACCGAAAGCAAGCGGAAGAAGGAGCAAAAGCTGTGCCGGACGACGTGCAGGAAAGCGGAGAAGAAAGAAAGTTGTGCTTCCGAGGCGAGCGACGGCGATCGGTGCGCTAAACGGAGACAACAGATCTGTAAAA GTGCGAGATCGTCCGCGGAGAAGGAGTCCGAGAGCGCGAAGGACCGCGTGGAAAGGGAGCTGAAGGAGATACAGAACTGCAAGAAACACATCGGCGGCCGTGACAAGGGCCGGGGGAAAGGGGAGAAGAGAGCGGAGCCGGCGAGCGGGTTGCAGCGCGCCGTCAGCCCTTGCAAAAGGAGGTCGAGCGAGGAGACCAGCGGCTGCGGGAAAACCCTTTGCGCCCCGACGAATCGCATCCCCGGCGCGGCGACCTCGTTGTTCGTCAAGCCGGAGAACGATTTCACGTGCAACACTGTTCCCGATCGATTGTTCTCCTCCGCCACGTGGACCAATCGAGCCGATCAGTTCGCCGGGGAGAACGAGCCCGATTTTCGGCGAGACGATCACGCGAGCTTCGCGAGCGACGACAGCGTTTTCGCCGACAGCGGGGCCTTCACCGGCATCCCTCAGCGACAAGAGCATGGCAGCGACGATGTTTCGATGTCCAACAACTGGTTCCTGTCGTGGTTCCAGTGA